Sequence from the Atribacterota bacterium genome:
GCCCGCTTGGTTATGGATGATGAATTTTTGGTGGTTAAGAATGTCAGTAAAGCGTTTGCCGGGATTCAGGCTCTCAAGAAGGTTAACCTTGCGATTCATCGAGCGGAAATCCGTTGTTTGGTGGGAGAAAACGGTTCGGGAAAGTCAACCCTTATCAAAATTATGTCTGGGGCCGAAGTACCCGATGAAGGAGAAATTATTATTAATGGTAAAAATTTCCCCAGACTGCACCCGATTGATTCCATTCGAGAAGGTATTCAGGTAATCTATCAGGATTTCTCTCTTTTTCCCAATTTGAGTGCTGCGGAAAATATTGCTTTCAACTATTTACTCGAGAAAAAGCAGCGTCTGGTGAGCTGGAAAGAGATTGATGGAGTTGCACGTGAAGCGTTAGCAAGCATCAATGTCAAGATTGACCTGCACCGTCGAGTAGAAGAACTCTCTGTGGCTGATCGACAATTGATTGCTATTTCCCGGGCGCTCTTGCACGATGCTCGCCTGATTATCATGGATGAACCCACCACGG
This genomic interval carries:
- a CDS encoding ATP-binding cassette domain-containing protein → MDDEFLVVKNVSKAFAGIQALKKVNLAIHRAEIRCLVGENGSGKSTLIKIMSGAEVPDEGEIIINGKNFPRLHPIDSIREGIQVIYQDFSLFPNLSAAENIAFNYLLEKKQRLVSWKEIDGVAREALASINVKIDLHRRVEELSVADRQLIAISRALLHDARLIIMDEPTT